One region of Wyeomyia smithii strain HCP4-BCI-WySm-NY-G18 chromosome 3, ASM2978416v1, whole genome shotgun sequence genomic DNA includes:
- the LOC129728277 gene encoding uncharacterized protein LOC129728277, with the protein MGSPLSPILADMVMEDLLCNTTKKLSFVPPVLKKYVDDLILALPQHETQNTLCKFNEFHPNLQFTMEEESNGSLPFLDTKIIHSANQTLRREWYSKPIASGHLLNYHSFHPLAMKINSATNFIHRVTCLTTNSSITQQKHIIFQHLRRNSYPSALINRLTNSIKQPITAPATPTTNSTPGDNVVPEITYRTMVNIPTLSSILISILKKDYPLVKIALKTIKTTRNLLGPVTDPIEPLQHSNVIYSIPCNDCAKSYIGMTKNQLKTRISGHKSNVNKLLASPYQPSEQRTALTQHMIDHEHTFNLSKTKIIDRSYKASDLPILEMCHIQNTPNTVNFRTDVDNLNTTYAGILHTYQNTTSRRSQITLNNNRPTNSPDYNTTDTQSHQP; encoded by the coding sequence ATGGGGAGCCCCTTATCGCCAATTCTTGCTGACATGGTGATGGAGGACCTTTTATGCAATACAACTAAAAAACTCAGTTTCGTTCCACCAGTCCTCAAAAAATACGTAGATGATCTGATACTAGCTCTCCCACAACATGAAACCCAAAACACTCTCTGCAAGTTCAATGAGTTTCATCCTAACCTACAATTCACGATGGAAGAAGAATCCAATGGAAGCCTACCGTTCCTGGACACGAAAATCATTCACTCCGCCAATCAAACACTCAGGAGAGAATGGTATTCGAAACCAATAGCATCTGGACATCTGCTCAATTACCATTCGTTTCACCCACTCGCAATGAAGATAAACAGCGCAACTAACTTCATTCATCGCGTCACCTGTCTGACCACCAACAGCAGCATAACACAACAAAAACACATCATCTTTCAACATCTCCGTCGCAACAGCTATCCATCCGCTCTGATAAACCGCCTCACTAATAGCATCAAACAACCGATAACTGCACCTGCAACACCAACCACCAACAGCACACCGGGAGACAACGTCGTTCCTGAAATTACCTACCGCACCATGGTCAACATTCCGACACTCAGCTCCATTCTAATTAGCATCCTGAAAAAAGACTATCCCCTAGTTAAGATAGCATTAAAAACCATCAAAACAACGAGAAATCTGTTAGGACCAGTGACAGATCCAATAGAACCACTACAACACAGCAATGTTATCTATTCGATTCCCTGCAACGATTGTGCCAAATCATATATAGGGATgacaaaaaatcaattgaagacAAGAATCAGTGGACACAAATCCAATGTCAACAAATTGCTTGCATCCCCCTACCAGCCCAGCGAACAACGAACAGCTCTCACACAACACATGATCGATCATGAACACACATTCAACCTCagcaaaaccaaaataatagaTCGCAGTTACAAAGCTTCTGATCTACCAATACTTGAAATGTGTCATATCCAGAACACACCAAACACAGTTAACTTCAGAACAGATGTAGATAACCTCAACACCACTTACGCAGGCATTCTTCACACATACCAAAACACCACCTCTCGCAGATCACAGATCACTCTCAATAATAACAGACCAACAAATAGCCCAGATTATAACACCACAGATACTCAATCACATCAACCATAA